In Aegilops tauschii subsp. strangulata cultivar AL8/78 chromosome 3, Aet v6.0, whole genome shotgun sequence, one genomic interval encodes:
- the LOC109774591 gene encoding uncharacterized protein produces the protein MPLLMLLGKILVCLVTLIMQGYNKYEDITPSRCCRGNHQTRLPLTAGPAESAVNTVSLGLAPFYSKISPLRPPRVHGETSEAPRLPRRLPPPPEEVRAAPSTRSGLPRLSAARDPTAATASRGHPRPSSARASPAVTNGRDHGPSVQPPPSIILCSADRAPFLWPPTSTAPIECPAATHCSTHCASWSRPAATAPRRKCSLLSLHAILWPGHMTRWMRNNVDHITFDYCKHMCCPLLYSCPPLFLYFQTHAHYTSITCFILLIRGDFFLSQQLTSATPLPLDLPPLPPPTVHHRMEKLTEAFTQTKEAIEAELSDEDDEKGSVVLWGLMRADSLNTTLGCYTIDMILVGDASCTYPFFSCV, from the exons ATGCCTTTACTGATGCTGCTTGGAAAGATACTTGTTTGTCTGGTAACTCTAATTATGCAGGGTTATAACAAATATGAAG ACATAACGCCGAGCAGGTGCTGCAGGGGAAACCATCAAACTAGGCTTCCGCTGACAGCGGGCCCGGCAGAGAGCGCCGTTAACACCGTCTCCCTCGGCCTCGCGCCCTTCTACTCCAAAATTTCGCCTCTCCGGCCGCCTCGCGTCCATGGAGAAACCTCGGAAGCCCCGCGGCTTCCCCGTCGGCTACCGCCCCCGCCGGAAGAAGTTCGCGCGGCTCCCTCCACCCGCAGCGGCCTCCCCCGCCTCTCCGCCGCCCGGGATCCTACCGCCGCCACCGCCAGCAGAGGCCACCCCCGCCCCTCCTCCGCGCGGGCCTCTCCCGCCGTCACCAACGGCCGCGACCACGGGCCCTCCGTCCAGCCGCCTCCCTCCATCATCCTCTGCAGCGCCGACCGCGCCCCCTTCCTCTGGCCTCCTACCTCCACCGCCCCCATCG AGTGTCCTGCTGCCACCCACTGTAGCACCCACTGTGCCTCTTGGTCGCGTCCTGCTGCCACCGCCCCTCGACGCAAGTGCAGTCTCCTCTCTCTTCATGCGATACTTTGGCCCGGACATATGACACGCTGGATGCGCAATAATGTTGATCATATAACCTTTGACTATTGCAAGCATATGTGTTGTCCGCTGCTCTACTCTTGCCCACCGCTTTTCCTGTACTTTCAAACGCATGCACATTATACATCCATCACATGCTTCATCTTACTCATTCGAGGTGATTTTTTCTTGTCACAGCAGTTGACCAGTGCCACCCCCCTACCTCTTGACCTTCCACCACTGCCACCGCCCACGGTTCACCATCGG ATGGAGAAGCTAACAGAAGCATTTACACAAACGAAAGAAGCAATTGAAGCTGAACTCAGTGATGAGGATGATGAGAAAGGCTCAGTGGTGCTATGGGGCCTGATGAGAGCAGACTCTCTAAACACAACATTGGGCTGCTATACCATAGACATGATTCTCGTTGGTGATGCCAGTTGCACTTACCCGTTCTTTTCTTGTGTTTAG